In Oreochromis aureus strain Israel breed Guangdong linkage group 20, ZZ_aureus, whole genome shotgun sequence, the following are encoded in one genomic region:
- the LOC116324787 gene encoding glucose-induced degradation protein 8-B homolog: MSYAEKPEDITREEWMEKLNNVHIQRADMNRLIMNYLVTEGFKEAAEKFRMESGIEPSVDLDSLDERIKIREMILKGQIQDAIALINSLHPELLDTNRYLYFHLQQQHLIELIRLRETEAALEFAQSQLAEQGEESRECLTEMERTLALLAFDNPEESPFGDLLNMMQRQKVWSEVNQCVLDYENRESTPKLAKLLKLLLWAQNELDQKKVKYPKMTDLSKGTIEDPK, encoded by the exons ATGAGTTATGCAGAGAAGCCGGAGGATATAACAAGGGAGGAATGGATGGAAAAACTCAACAATGTCCACATCCAGAGGGCTGATATGAACAGACTGATTATGAACTACCTGGTGACAG AGGGTTTTAAGGAGGCAGCAGAGAAATTCAGGATGGAGTCTGGGATAGAGCCTAGTGTGGACTTGGACTCCTTAGATGAAAGAATTAAGATCAGAGAAATGATCTTGAAAGGACAGATCCAGGATGCCATCGCCTTAATCAATAGTCTGCACCCAGAACTGCTGGATACAAATCGTTACCTCTACTTTCATCTCCAG cagcagcatcttATTGAGCTGATTCGTTTGAGGGAGACTGAAGCTGCCCTTGAATTTGCTCAGTCTCAGCTAGCAGAGCAGGGGGAAGAAAGCCGAGAATGTCTGACAGAGATGGAGAGGACACTGGCCTTGTTGGCATTTGACAACCCAGAAGAGTCACCTTTTGGAGACCTCCTTAACATGATGCAGAGGCAAAAG gtgTGGAGTGAAGTAAATCAGTGTGTACTAGACTATGAAAACAGAGAGTCAACCCCGAAGCTGGCCAAGctcctgaagctgctgctgtgggCTCAAAATGAACTTGACCAAAAGAAAGTGAAGTATCCCAAAATGACTGACCTCAGCAAGGGAACCATTGAAGACCCAAAATAA